In Tubulanus polymorphus chromosome 2, tnTubPoly1.2, whole genome shotgun sequence, a single window of DNA contains:
- the LOC141900890 gene encoding intraflagellar transport protein 52 homolog isoform X1, with product MAPTVEGMEEKGPRNTVLFNASKRELFSTTSGFKTLNRKLRTSWKVSSNKDEITEELLSTVRVFILGGPREKFTAAEFDAIKKYVASGGSLMVLMGEGGESKFDTNINFLLEEYGVFVNNDTVVRTSYYKYFHPKEALVSNGVLNRAISKAAGKVIPGVGEEDANNTQALTFIYPFGATLNVIKPSIAVLSSGSVAFPLNRPVCALYTSKQSGGKITVIGSAHMFNDQYIDKEENSKIMDVIFQCLTTNDVQLNAIDADDPEVSDYNMLPEVGKLADQLKTCLQESEDIPRDFTSLFDNSLFKLDTSSVTKSIKAYETLKTKHDTLTLITPQFETPLPPLQPAVFPPQFRELPAPSLDLFDLDEQFSSEKVRLAQITNKCTDDDLEYYVRECGDILGVTMKLPQSGRDAKHIIDYIFAHVVEFKKLNQEQDTDMGLQYG from the exons ATGGCGCCCACTGTCGAG GGCATGGAAGAAAAAGGACCGAGAAACACGGTGCTGTTCAACGCATCAAAACGAGAACTATTCAGTACGACAAGTGGCTTCAAAACCCTTAACAGAAAACTACGAACTAGCTGGAAAGTCTCGAG CAACAAAGATGAGATAACTGAGGAACTGTTGTCAACAGTGAGAGTTTTCATTCTCGGTGGACCAAGAGAAAAATTCACCGCAGCTGAG TTCGATGCTATCAAGAAATACGTAGCTAGCGGTGGCAGTCTCATGGTGTTGATGGGTGAAGGTGGAGAGTCAAAATTTGATACGAACATCAACTTTCTACTGGAAGAATACGGCGTTTTTGTTAACAATG ATACTGTGGTGCGGACTtcatattataaatatttccACCCGAAAGAAGCTTTAGTGTCAAATGGTGTGTTAAACAG AGCCATCAGTAAAGCAGCTGGTAAAGTTATCCCCGGGGTTGGTGAAGAGGACGCGAACAACACACA ggcaTTAACCTTTATCTATCCATTCGGTGCAACCCTGAATGTCATAAAACCATCCATAGCAGTCTTGTCATCAGGCAGTGTAGCATTTCCTCTTAATCGACCTGTATGCGCTTTGTACACGTCAAAG CAGAGCGGAGGCAAGATTACCGTAATCGGATCGGCCCACATGTTCAATGACCAATACATTGACAAGGAAGAAAACAGCAAAATCATG GATgttatatttcaatgtttaacTACGAACGATGTCCAACTGAATGCGATCGACGCCGATGACCCGGAGGTTTCCGACTACAACATGCTCCCCGAAGTGGGCAAATTAGCCGACCAGCTTAAAACCTGTCTGCAAGAAAGTGAGGACATTCCCCGAGATTTCACCTCATTGTTCgacaattctttattcaaattaGACACGTCGTCGGTCACAAAATCGATAAA AGCTTACGAAACCCTGAAAACAAAACACGATACGTTGACTTTAATAACACCGCAATTTGAAACGCCACTGCCTCCACTACAACCTGCT GTATTCCCTCCTCAGTTCAGGGAATTACCCGCTCCATCGCTGGATTTGTTCGATTTGGATGAACAGTTCTCGTCGGAGAAAGTGCGACTCGCTCAGATAACcaataaat gtACGGATGATGATCTTGAATATTACGTACGAGAATGTGGAGATATTCTCGGCGTGACGATGAAACTACCGCAGTCTGGTCGAGACGCTAAACACATCATAGATTATATATTTGCCCACGTTGTTGAATTCAAGAAATTGA
- the LOC141900890 gene encoding intraflagellar transport protein 52 homolog isoform X2 yields the protein MEEKGPRNTVLFNASKRELFSTTSGFKTLNRKLRTSWKVSSNKDEITEELLSTVRVFILGGPREKFTAAEFDAIKKYVASGGSLMVLMGEGGESKFDTNINFLLEEYGVFVNNDTVVRTSYYKYFHPKEALVSNGVLNRAISKAAGKVIPGVGEEDANNTQALTFIYPFGATLNVIKPSIAVLSSGSVAFPLNRPVCALYTSKQSGGKITVIGSAHMFNDQYIDKEENSKIMDVIFQCLTTNDVQLNAIDADDPEVSDYNMLPEVGKLADQLKTCLQESEDIPRDFTSLFDNSLFKLDTSSVTKSIKAYETLKTKHDTLTLITPQFETPLPPLQPAVFPPQFRELPAPSLDLFDLDEQFSSEKVRLAQITNKCTDDDLEYYVRECGDILGVTMKLPQSGRDAKHIIDYIFAHVVEFKKLNQEQDTDMGLQYG from the exons ATGGAAGAAAAAGGACCGAGAAACACGGTGCTGTTCAACGCATCAAAACGAGAACTATTCAGTACGACAAGTGGCTTCAAAACCCTTAACAGAAAACTACGAACTAGCTGGAAAGTCTCGAG CAACAAAGATGAGATAACTGAGGAACTGTTGTCAACAGTGAGAGTTTTCATTCTCGGTGGACCAAGAGAAAAATTCACCGCAGCTGAG TTCGATGCTATCAAGAAATACGTAGCTAGCGGTGGCAGTCTCATGGTGTTGATGGGTGAAGGTGGAGAGTCAAAATTTGATACGAACATCAACTTTCTACTGGAAGAATACGGCGTTTTTGTTAACAATG ATACTGTGGTGCGGACTtcatattataaatatttccACCCGAAAGAAGCTTTAGTGTCAAATGGTGTGTTAAACAG AGCCATCAGTAAAGCAGCTGGTAAAGTTATCCCCGGGGTTGGTGAAGAGGACGCGAACAACACACA ggcaTTAACCTTTATCTATCCATTCGGTGCAACCCTGAATGTCATAAAACCATCCATAGCAGTCTTGTCATCAGGCAGTGTAGCATTTCCTCTTAATCGACCTGTATGCGCTTTGTACACGTCAAAG CAGAGCGGAGGCAAGATTACCGTAATCGGATCGGCCCACATGTTCAATGACCAATACATTGACAAGGAAGAAAACAGCAAAATCATG GATgttatatttcaatgtttaacTACGAACGATGTCCAACTGAATGCGATCGACGCCGATGACCCGGAGGTTTCCGACTACAACATGCTCCCCGAAGTGGGCAAATTAGCCGACCAGCTTAAAACCTGTCTGCAAGAAAGTGAGGACATTCCCCGAGATTTCACCTCATTGTTCgacaattctttattcaaattaGACACGTCGTCGGTCACAAAATCGATAAA AGCTTACGAAACCCTGAAAACAAAACACGATACGTTGACTTTAATAACACCGCAATTTGAAACGCCACTGCCTCCACTACAACCTGCT GTATTCCCTCCTCAGTTCAGGGAATTACCCGCTCCATCGCTGGATTTGTTCGATTTGGATGAACAGTTCTCGTCGGAGAAAGTGCGACTCGCTCAGATAACcaataaat gtACGGATGATGATCTTGAATATTACGTACGAGAATGTGGAGATATTCTCGGCGTGACGATGAAACTACCGCAGTCTGGTCGAGACGCTAAACACATCATAGATTATATATTTGCCCACGTTGTTGAATTCAAGAAATTGA